The Verrucomicrobiia bacterium genome window below encodes:
- the flgB gene encoding flagellar basal body rod protein FlgB has protein sequence MFNQPGYLTAKRMMDATALRHEAIASNLANLETPGYKRIDLAPAFQSELQQAVKSREPQNLTGLRPSLSIDPNAVAANRDGNTVQMETELAHLAENTMAHQLETQLVSGSLLKLRLAITGRG, from the coding sequence ATGTTCAACCAACCAGGCTACCTGACGGCCAAGCGTATGATGGATGCGACGGCTCTGCGTCATGAGGCCATTGCCAGCAATCTCGCCAATCTCGAGACCCCCGGCTACAAGCGCATCGACCTCGCGCCCGCTTTCCAGAGCGAACTCCAGCAGGCCGTCAAAAGCCGTGAACCGCAAAATTTGACCGGTCTTCGCCCTTCGTTATCGATCGATCCCAACGCCGTCGCCGCCAATCGCGATGGCAACACCGTGCAGATGGAGACGGAACTGGCCCATCTCGCCGAGAACACCATGGCCCACCAGTTGGAAACGCAACTCGTCAGCGGCTCCTTGTTGAAGCTCCGCCTGGCCATCACCGGACGCGGCTAA
- the flgC gene encoding flagellar basal body rod protein FlgC, giving the protein MINGLLPGIQSTTAALDAERTRLEIVSQNIANANTTRGVDGKPYQRQQVVFENVLQNQIGGQSTPMIKVARIEKDERPSKLVYNPGHPDANKDGMVSMPDINIHEEMADMMVSSRAFEANLSVVRNARHMALQTLSIGKR; this is encoded by the coding sequence ATGATCAACGGACTTTTACCCGGCATACAAAGCACCACGGCAGCACTCGACGCCGAGCGCACTCGCTTGGAGATCGTTTCGCAGAACATCGCTAACGCCAATACAACGCGCGGCGTCGATGGTAAGCCGTATCAACGTCAGCAAGTCGTGTTCGAGAACGTGTTGCAGAACCAGATCGGTGGTCAATCCACGCCCATGATCAAGGTCGCCCGTATCGAGAAGGACGAGCGCCCTTCCAAACTCGTTTACAATCCCGGCCATCCGGATGCGAACAAGGACGGCATGGTTTCCATGCCCGACATCAACATCCATGAGGAGATGGCGGACATGATGGTTTCCTCCCGCGCGTTCGAGGCCAATCTCTCGGTCGTCCGCAATGCCCGTCACATGGCTCTGCAAACCCTTTCCATCGGCAAACGCTAA
- the fliE gene encoding flagellar hook-basal body complex protein FliE, translating to MNPLSAISMFASPQVGGQLPVEKLKANIPAAELRTLEGAGAVGQMRDALPLGKAAPGQGFGDVLGNFVNEVNSKQANAADTVNGLMSGEGVSLHQAMIAMEEASVSFQLMVEVRNKLLETYQELMRMQI from the coding sequence ATGAACCCGCTCTCCGCCATCAGCATGTTCGCCAGCCCGCAAGTGGGCGGCCAACTGCCTGTAGAGAAGCTGAAGGCGAACATTCCCGCTGCCGAACTGCGCACGCTGGAAGGCGCCGGTGCGGTTGGTCAGATGCGGGATGCCTTGCCTCTCGGCAAAGCCGCTCCCGGACAAGGCTTCGGCGATGTGCTCGGTAACTTCGTCAACGAAGTCAACAGCAAGCAGGCGAACGCAGCAGACACGGTGAACGGCCTCATGTCTGGCGAGGGCGTTTCCCTACATCAAGCCATGATCGCCATGGAGGAAGCGAGTGTCTCCTTCCAGCTCATGGTGGAAGTGCGCAACAAACTTCTCGAGACGTATCAAGAACTGATGCGCATGCAGATCTGA